Genomic segment of Lemur catta isolate mLemCat1 chromosome 2, mLemCat1.pri, whole genome shotgun sequence:
ATTGCTGGGATTCCCAAGGCATCTGTTTCAGATGAGCCCAAAAGAGAAATGGAGACAGGTGGGCCTGCAGGGTGGGCAGGCTGGAGAGGGGCGCGAGCTGATGCCTCCCACCAAGACAGAGCTTGGACCAACGGAGCTGGGCCTGGGATGGGGGCTGATTCCTCCAACTCTGAAGGGCACTTGGGGGTTGAGAAAGAGAAGCCCCCGAGAGAGGCTGGTGGCGGTGGGGTCAGGCGGGGTTAGCCTGCCCTCTCAGGTGAGGTGTGGCCCCGTGTACACCGTCCACCTGTGAATAGCACCAGATCGAGTATCTGCCCCCctgggcccctcctgcccctcctcttctccctgccccgcTACCACGGCCGGCCCACGGCTCAGTGCACCTGCTCAATGGGCCTACTCTAATCCCCTGACATTGCCACCTGCCCGccagccccagcagcccccagccttGGAGATCCAGTTGAGGACCCCCTACCTCAGAAGCCATCTTTCTCCTCAACCTCCTCCCTCTTTCAGCTTGCAGTTCAGATCTGGGGCacctccccctccagcccccagctggGATCAGAGTCTGCCCTGGCTCTGCTGTGTGACTCCAGGTAAGTAGCTGCCCCTTTCTGGGCCTTGGGCTCCTTATCTAAACACTCCCAACCCTGAGAGTCCCATCAACCTGTCTTGGCTTCTCCTCAGCACCTTGTCACTCTAGGAAATCTGGGTTTTTATTGGTTCACATGTTTATTGTTGGTCTCTGTGCCCATGAGGTAGGGACCAGCCTTATTATTCACCGTGGTgccggcacacagcaggtgctccatTAATACCTACTGAGTGATGTGTGATCCCATCTGCCTCCGCCTCGCCTCCTAgccaggccaggtggggtgggcagTGTTCCAGCCCCCCTAGATGGAATTAGGGTGGGGGTCTGACGGACCACTCTGACTCAGAGGGTGGGCAGAGGTGAGAACTGAAGATTGCTGCATCGCAGAGAGGTTGGGAAGGGCTGGAGAGGGACCAGAGCCCAGCAGCTACCTCCTcccagtgtgggggtggggctcctcggctgtgtgtgtctgtgtgtgtctgtgtgtgctgagCCTGGGCAGAGGGACGCGCTCCCAGTATGTCAGAGGCTGGGACGTGGCTAGATCCCAGGACTGCAgctgcatgtgtgtgggtgtgaggtGGGTACCCCTCTGCGTCTGCTCTGCGCAGGTGCCTCTGGCTGGGCCCCCAGGGGTGCAGTATGTGTTCACCTGTGTGcatctgtgtacatgtgtgctcaccTGTCTGGGACTCTGGGTGCGTAGCACGTGCAGGCCTGGCATGATCCAGCACATAGGTAGGCATGTCTGCTAAAGtgtcagctccatgaggacagggattttgtctgtcttgtcccatgctctgtccccagcacctggaacaggTACTGGCACACAGTAAGGGTCCACACgtacttgaatgaatgaacatatgaAAGTGTGTGCTCATGCCTGGCATGTGCCCCCGTGCCAACACGTGTGTAGACGTGTGCGTGTCTAAGGGTGCACCCGGGTGTGGATGATGTTGTTCACACACCGCCCCTCCTATCCCTTTGCCAAACTCCTTAGGAGCCAGGGCCGAATGCCTGGGTCCCcgtggggcggggcaggggccgCCTCCTCAGGGGAAACTGGATCCCAGGACGTGCAGAGCAGCAGGGAGCAGGGCGGCCCCTTGTCCCCATAatcccctccctgcccttgcCCCTCCTTCCCCCGCCGCCAGGGTTTAAGGTCGAATTGGGGAGCTGTAGAGCTCTAGGGGGTCACCTCAGAGTCGCCTTCCCTACCTGTTCCCTACCTCAGGGGTTTTGTACCCTGAGTCCCAGGCCTCTGTCTGGAATATATGCCCTCTTTTGGGTCCCTCCCAAACCTTGCCTTGTCCTGTCCCGTGGCTGGGTCTGTCTGTCATTCTTTGCCAGgtccctgcccactgcccaccctcCACCCGAGGGcattgctccctccctccctgttgGGCGGCCCCAGGGCTCAGCCCCAGGTATAAAGCCACCTGAGTCAGAAGGGACGACAGAGGCCGGGCAgtgcccccctcccaccctggcctctggGCCCTGGCTGTCACTCACCCAGTCACTGGGTGAGTGACAGCCAGGGCccagaggccagggtgggagggggcacTGCCCGGCCTCTGTGGTCCCTCTGACTCAGGTGGCCAGCTGTCTTTGCACCCGCTGGAGACCTCCAAATCCTTCCACATAGAAGGCTTCATTCACCGTTcatctgacaaatatttattgagtgcctattacgTGCTAGGTACCACCCGAAGCATTTGGGGATACGGCAGTGAACAAACAGATGAAATCCACGGCCTCATGGAGGTCTCATCCTGCAGACATACAATACATGTACCAAATAAGTGAACTGTAAAGCTAGTGGATAGAGTGGTGCAGTGATCCgagtttgttgagtgaatgaacgaAAGGGCCTTCCCTTTCTGCCTTCTCTCAGTTGGTTGTGAACTTTTGGGAACTCCTGGGTTTGCCTCTCACCACCATCACTTCCTAGCTGGAAACCTTAGGTAGTTCacctcttctctgagcctcacactgttggtgggaacataaacTGGCCAGGCCTTTGAGAGGACAAGTTGGCAGCATCTATCCAAACTTAAAATAAGCATGCCCTCCAATCCAGGTACTCCCACTTTCAAAAGTGCCCACAGAGGCTGGGACAAggatgttcatggcagcattcactcactcattcattcaacaaaaaattattgtgGGGAACCAGCAGTGAAGGAGCCAGGTGAGGTCTCCTCTTTCCTGGAGCTGACACCCTGGTGGGAGAGACAGCAACAAACAAGTGAACAAATACATACACGAGGTTCCTTCAGACAGCAGAAATCTCCGCAGTGCCCAGGGACCAGGCCTTTGCAGGCTGTGCcgaggactttggattttactgAGAGAGACAGGAGCCATGCGAGTGCTCGAGCAGAGGAGGGATGTGCTGGGCTGGGGGACTTGGTGGAGGTGGAAGCAGAGGGGCTGCTATCCAGGTGAGGTGATGGCGGCTTGGGGTGAGGTGGTAGCAGTCGAAGGAGGGGGAGAGGTGGTTAGATTCTGGGTACATcttttcgtctttgaaaactttttattaaaagtaacaAATGTATAGAAAAGTGCGCAAGTCCTAAGTGTACACCTCAATGGATTTTCACAAAGTCAATGTATACTTGTAAGGAGTGCTCAGATCAATCACGAAACACTCAGATCAAGAAACATGTGCACTGGCTGCCTTCTAAGGATAGAGCCAACAATGTACTGGGGGACACGGTGAGGCATCCGAGAGGACCCCATGGCTTGGCCTAAGCAACTGGAAGAGTGGAAGTGCTCTCACTTGAGGTGGGAAGATGCGGGGCGGGGCAACCATAGTTGTGCATTGATATTTTGTGTTTGAGATGCTTGCTAATATCCAAGTGAAAATGTCAAGTAGGAAGTTGAATAAGTGggtctggagttcaggggagTGTTCTGGGCTGGAAATAATCTACTTACAGGCTGACTGTGCCCTGACTTGCATATATACAGGGTAGCTGAAGGCCAAAAGGGCTGTACCCTTCTCAGGAGTTGttaagatgaatgaatgaatgggcaggTAGGTTCAGGGACTTGACCTCATTTCCTCTGCCAGGCCCCATTTGTCTGCTGATGCTGCTGTTGCCACTCCTCAGTCCGGCAGCCCCCATCTCCCCAGCTGGGCCCATCAGTCAAGCCTATAGCCTGGCTCTCTACATGCAGAAGAACACATCAACGCTGCTGCAGACTTATGTGAGTGACACTGGGCATAGCAGGGGACAAGGTGGGGGCACTGccctcctggcccagccctgggtAGGGGAAATAGAACAAGCCCAGAAGACACCTCTGTGGGCCCGAGGGTACAGGGGCTCTGTTCACTAGAGACACACTCACTCAAATGCTGTcactggctgggcgcagtggctcacacctgtaatcctagctctctgggaggctgagctgggacaatagctggagctcaggagtttgacaccagcctgagcaacagtgagaccccatctctacaaaagagaaaaaagaaaagaaaaagacaaaaaaaaaaaaaaaagtacacaaaacaacaaaacccagctGGGCGttgtgatgcacacctgtagtcccagctacccaggaggctgaggcagaaggattgctggagcccaggagctggagctTGCGGTGAACTACAGTGATGTCACTGCACTGTACCCAGAGAcaccgagtgagactctgtctcaacaacaacaacaacaaaagacaaaacaaagaaatgctgTCCGTGAGAGCTAGatgacctcgggcaagtcattCCTCCTCCTTtggtctcagcttcctcatctgcaacatAAGATGGTGATCCTGCCTTTGCTGACTTCTCAGGACTGTTACATGGTTCAAAGGAAGCACCTAGAGGGAAGGGCTTTCCATAGTCAGGGTTAGTTCCACAGCCACCTCACGCTGTGTGGTTACTTGGGCAGTATGTCAAGCTAGGCACTCTATGTCCATTAATATAAGTTCAAACAGTTCTGAGAGGTGGAATTataatccattttacagatgaggaaactgagtcttagaggGGGTGAATAATTTGCCAGCGGTCACAGAGCTAATAACTGGCAATGCCAGGACCTGAAACCAGGTCTGTGGAACCCCATGCCACCAACCCCACCCCGGCCCATTGTCTAGATGTTAAAACTGATAGCCTGCTGGCTGGCTGTGACCCACAGATGGTTTTTGTTTGGTCCATGCAGTGCTTGTTCAAATTGTGAATATAAATGCCTGTCTATAACAGGCACAGGGATCTTGTTGGCCAAAACTCACCTCCTAACCCCACCTTCATTCCTGCCCTCTTCCCAAGTTACATGATCTGCCTGGCCCTGGAGGTCTTAGAGTTTTCAACTCTTCCCCTGCACTGTATTCCAGGCCCATGTGAAGTTACTCAACCTAATTTCTAGTCCCATAGCTGCCACTATTCCCTAGATGGCCTTGGGCaccctgagcctcaatttctccacCCGTAAAATGCGGAAGTAGAACTAGGCAATCAACCAATTAGGAGATCTATCAGTGTGCATATGAGATTCTGTGGGTCTCGATTAGTGGAGGTTAGAACTTGGATGGGGAAGACTCTCaattaaattcaataatattaacaattattaattactgtaataaaattaacaaacaaacaactaaatgctgtaaataaaaaagatatcagGCTGTACCTACATTGTCAATAATATACATGGATTAAAATATGATAACTAATATAATCACAGTGttcattgatattaatatattatcaattAATGATGGCTTATCACACTCTTATTGCATGTCGCATGTCAGATGCTGTTCTAAGAGCTCTATATGTATGCTTTCTTACCATAGCCACAACAATACTGCCAATGGAAATTTTTGAAGCTTGTGATTCAATGTTGCACAGCTGGTACACTGAGGATGACAAACTGGAACCTAACAGGCCCTTCCTCTGTGTTAGGACAATCCTCCAACTCCCCAAGGGGTGGCGAGTGGCAACTCCTTCTGGGAAGATGCCAGTCTCAGAGGGCAGATGTGCAGTCAGAGCCCCAGGCACCCTTTGGTCCCCTCActcctgtctgtctctgtccctcctgcAGCTCCAGTACCAGGGCAGCCCCTTTAGTGACCCTGGCTTCTCGGCCCCTGAGCTCCAGCTGAGcagcctgcctcctgcctccattTCCTTCAAGATCTGGCATGCCCTGGATGACGGGGAGCGGCTGAGCCGTGCCCAGTGGGCATTCCTGGCCTTGACCCAGCACCTCCAGCTCGTGGGGGAAGACCAGAGTGACCTGAATCCTGGCAGTCCCATCCTGCTGGCCCAGCTCGGAGCTGCACGACTGAGGTCCCAAGGCCTGCTAGGCAACATGGCTGCCATCATGACTGCCCTGGGGCTGCCTATCCCCCCAGAAGAGGACACTCTTGGACTTGTCCCCTTTGGGGCATCAGCCTTCGAGAGGAAATGTCGAGGCTACATAGTGACCCGGGAATATGGCCACTGGACAGACCGAGCTGTGAGGGACTTGGCTCTGCTCAAGGCCAAATATCCAGCATAGAAGGGGAGGACTTCCTGTCAGAGGCCACACCACTTCCTCTTTCACAATGGATTCTTTTCTGCCTTACTTCTGGGCTAGAGAGGGAGATACATCTTGTCTAGCAGACAGGGCTTGTGTACCATGTCTTGGGAAATATTTCCTGGAAGCCAAGCCTCCATTCCTTATTGCCTGGGCCTTCCTGCCCAGGTCCCATGGCCTCCCTTCCAGATTTGGGTGCGTCTCCATGGATACTGCTTCATGGATTGCCAATCCAATGGTCCTGCTTCCTGTTTGGAAAGAAGTGCCTCTCTGAAGAGGCTTCACTTCCCACTATAGGACAGTTGGCCTCTTTTCTGGGTGCTCCCTGAAACCTTCCTCTTCCTGTGATTTTGGGGAGGTCCAGGGCTGCCTATCTGTCTCCATCTACCTCACTTCCCGTATGAAGATGTGGCCtttctgaacagacaggcctccCATCTTGCTGGAGTTTATTTCCTCCCCTAGTCTACTTCTCTGCCTGTGGCCACTGTTCTATTTCCTGTCTGAAGGGGCTTCACTTCCTGATCAGCGATGTCCAATTCTCGAAGAACTAAGGACTCAGTCACATCTGTTTTCTGCTCGGACATATCCACGTCCTGTTCTGGCAGGCTGGTATGTGGCGTCCCTGGCCTGGGGCTCTCATGAATCTCCTATTTATAAGGTATCTTTTGGGTATGTCTGGGGAACCAGGCTTCACCCCAAGGATCCTATTCTCCCCAAAGCTGTCTCCCCATTTTCCacaactgtatatatatatacaggcaactttagttttcttttgtttttcaacattttatttactaaaaattaatttattttcagaaataaaactcttttaaggtgttgttttttcctctctccacaGACCTGTACTGGATGGGGTGGAGGTGTGCAGGGACTGCGCAGACGGGGTGAAGGAAGGACATCAAGGCTAGAGGGGGCAGGGCCCAAAGGGTCGTGTTGGGGAGAGTGAGGACAGCAGATGGAATGAGGTGGCTGAAATTTGGAGGCCTTCCCACCACAGGACCAGAAGGCACGTCCCTGGCCAGGaaaggacagagacagagggagacagggagacaaGGTATCACCTCCTTGAGACGAGGCTGAGATGCACACAGGCTCATGGGGCCGATGGGAGACaagagagggggaaggagagagacagagaggcctCCTGGAGCTGGGGAAAGGCGAGACCAAAAGAGACCAGGGCCGGCCCAAGGATGGAGgtagagaaaggaaaagtaagaGGATGGCAGACGCTTGGAAATCACCTACGGAGACGAGGAGgtccagagagaaggaaagagggcaCGCAAAGCAAAGAGGTCGGGGACGAGCAACGGAGACAGCCGGGGAGCAGGCCACACCGACGGAGATGAGAGAGAGGAGCGCAGACAGACAGGCGGACGGGAGGCGACAGCGCGAGCTGCGCCCCGCGCCGCGCGCTCAGGCCGGGCCCCCGGGCACCAGCTGGCTCAGGTCGCCCTCGGTGCGGCTCACCCACTCGCGGTAGAGGCCGCACACGCGGAGCCCCAGCACCTTGGCCGGGAAGAcccccgcggcggcggcggcggcggcggggggctCAGGCCGGGGCCCGCGGACGGCGGCGCCCAGCGCGGCCAGCACGGTCTCCAGGGCGGCGCCGAGGGCCCGGGCCTGGCGCGCCGCGTCCTCCAGGTGCCGCAGCAGGCGCGGCGCGCGGGGGTTCAGCTCCGCCTGGCGGCGGCGCACGGCGTCGAGCAGCGGGGGCAGCGCGGCCAGCGCGGCCGCGTCCAGCCGCAGTCGCTCGGGCAGCGGTAGCCCCGCGTGGCTCGGTGCCGGGGCGCCCAGGCCGGCCACCGGCAGCCGCGGTGGCGCGAAGCCTGGCAGCCCGAAGGGGTCTCCCTGGTGCTGCACCTGCGGAGACACGGCCGGCGGTCAGTGGGCCTCCCCGAGGAGGGGGCGCGTTCCGGGGTGGTACTGTGGCGGGGGCGGGTGACCTTCCACTCTTAGCCGAGCCCTCCACCCCTCTCcaggggcctcagtttccttgttttgCAAATGATAATTCCTCTGGATAGCGCTGTTCtgagataaaacaaaataacGTGGGCTTCACACCGGTgcctttctttctgcctctctaaATTGGAGCTAATAACAGGATCAACTTCAGAAAGCAGTTATGAGCATCTCAAGTGCCCAAGGCAAGGCCTGGCCCCTAGgccataaatgttagctcttttattaatgttattttacaGACCCGGATTCAAATCCTGCTCCATGTCTTACTAGCTGTGCAGTTTTGGGCAAAACCATTTTCCCTCTTTGAgcttcagtcttctcatctgtaaagcggGAGGAGGCAGCTCCCTGTCTGGTCTTCCTATCAGAGGTCTCCTGAGAATCATATAAGATAGTAcaagggccgggcgcagtggctcacggctgtaatcctagcactctgggaggctgaggcaggaggatcgtttgaggtcaggagttcaagaccagcttcagcaagagcgagacccagtctctactaaataatgaaagaaattagctgagcaactaaaaatagaaaaaatcagccggatgtggtggtgcaggcttgtagtcccagtttcttgggcagctgaggcaggaggatcgcttgagcccaggagtttgagattgctgtgagctaggctgacaccacagcactctagcccgggcaacagagtgaggctctgtctacaaaaaaaaaaaaaaaacatagtgcAGGGACCTAGTCTATTTCACTCTCTTCTACTCTCCTCCCCAACCTCTGTACCCTGCATTGAGCAGGGACTCAATGAATCACTGTAgtatgaatgaacaaatgaaagataaaggcgatttgtcatttgtaaaatgctATAACAATAACATTTATCCTTTGCTAACATCTTTCCTCTGATATAGTCATTGTTTGCTGATTTGAATACACTATAATCTTTCCAGTAATGAGTATACTGATAACGCTGTTGATGGCTTTGTAAATAAGAAAAGCAGGGCTGAAGAGATACAGTGACTTGCCCTAGGTCACCCATCTAGGAAGTGggagagctggaatttgaatcaAAGTTGGTAGGACTACAAAGCTAGTTCTACTATCCCACTATTCgctttataattgttatattgttatttctAATGTTATCAttactgcccaaggtcacagttcACAAGTTGGTGGGCCTATAATCTGTCTGATTCAAAGCTATAAAGATATCCTCTCCCTCTACTACACCAGGGTAATTTGGGAAAACATCGTTCCTTGGGCAGGGCCTTCTGCCCAACCAAAGATGTCAGCAGatcttcctcttctgtaaaagtCATCTCTTGGGATAGAATTTTTGCCCCAGATTGAAAcctcttcttggcctctctgaatAGCC
This window contains:
- the LOC123632036 gene encoding cardiotrophin-2-like encodes the protein MPKLMMKKAPAAPSLGDPVEDPLPQKPSFSSTSSLFQLAVQIWGTSPSSPQLGSESALALLCDSRSLPTAHPPPEGIAPSLPVGRPQGSAPGIKPPESEGTTEAGQCPPPTLASGPWLSLTQSLGGQLSLHPLETSKSFHIEGFIHRSSDKYLLSAYYVLGPICLLMLLLPLLSPAAPISPAGPISQAYSLALYMQKNTSTLLQTYLQYQGSPFSDPGFSAPELQLSSLPPASISFKIWHALDDGERLSRAQWAFLALTQHLQLVGEDQSDLNPGSPILLAQLGAARLRSQGLLGNMAAIMTALGLPIPPEEDTLGLVPFGASAFERKCRGYIVTREYGHWTDRAVRDLALLKAKYPA
- the LOC123632716 gene encoding cardiotrophin-1 isoform X1, producing MSRREGSLEDPQADSSVSLLPHLEAKIRQTHSLAHLLTKYAEQLLQEYVQHQGDPFGLPGFAPPRLPVAGLGAPAPSHAGLPLPERLRLDAAALAALPPLLDAVRRRQAELNPRAPRLLRHLEDAARQARALGAALETVLAALGAAVRGPRPEPPAAAAAAAGVFPAKVLGLRVCGLYREWVSRTEGDLSQLVPGGPA
- the LOC123632716 gene encoding cardiotrophin-1 isoform X2, which produces MSRREGSLDPQADSSVSLLPHLEAKIRQTHSLAHLLTKYAEQLLQEYVQHQGDPFGLPGFAPPRLPVAGLGAPAPSHAGLPLPERLRLDAAALAALPPLLDAVRRRQAELNPRAPRLLRHLEDAARQARALGAALETVLAALGAAVRGPRPEPPAAAAAAAGVFPAKVLGLRVCGLYREWVSRTEGDLSQLVPGGPA